In Mastacembelus armatus chromosome 5, fMasArm1.2, whole genome shotgun sequence, a single genomic region encodes these proteins:
- the cbfa2t2 gene encoding protein CBFA2T2 isoform X1, producing MVGMPSALTYSREKKSPAMPGSPVDAKTHSRSAPSSSASSTMPPLPSVNPSGPRPASFSTTALTNGNHHSPPTLNAVPSPPQRYSNGPSSSSSSSLANQQLPATCGARQLSKLKRFLTTLQQFGNDISPEIGDSVRSLVLALVNSTVTIEEFHSRLQEATNFPLRPFVIPFLKANLPLLQRELLHCARAAKQTPAQYLSQHEHLLLSTTLASSPDSSELLMEPPESGTKRHSPSRAKENGFHERPPIAMEPAAKRICTISPAPRHSPAHPLPLNAQLHPTPPPLQHYALDDIAAPHILHREHSQRMLEIRELKDRPRLPGTNGGYREEPVDHRLTDREWADEWRHLDHVLNCIVDMVEKTRRSVSVLRRCQESDREELNYWRRRSSEQEDLRKGSSAPFSKTHSPHSAESDSQRDFAPRPGSAYVKDEIWRKAEEAVNEVKRQAMDEVQKAVAEAEQKAFEMIAAERAKMEKTLAEAKRKAQEDAIMVINEQEDSSECCWNCGRKASETCSGCNAARYCGSFCQHKDWERHHLICSPGLQAQPKPASAISASRVAAAAAAAAGMSPVGLAGVKAPDSVPSVCSPGGEKASVASRSSTPCTPASAPETNGH from the exons ATAGTAGAGAGAAGAAGAGCCCTGCCATGCCCGGTTCTCCTGTGGATGCTAAGACTCATTCCAGATCAGCCCCCAGCAGCAGCGCCAGCTCCACTATGCCACCCTTGCCTTCTGTCAACCCCAGCGGCCCTCGACCGGCCTCTTTTTCTACCACGGCAT TGACCAATGGGAATCATCATTCCCCACCAACGCTGAATGCAGTACCATCTCCACCGCAGCGTTACAGCAACGGaccatcctcttcctcttcctcatcgcTGGCTAACCAGCAGCTGCCGGCCACCTGCGGGGCTCGACAGCTGAGCAAGCTGAAACGTTTCCTGACCACACTGCAGCAGTTTGGCAATGACATTTCTCCTGAGATTGGAGACAGCGTCCGAAGCCTAGTTCTGGCCCTCGTG AATTCAACAGTTACCATTGAGGAGTTTCACTCACGGCTTCAGGAGGCCACCAACTTCCCATTACGGCCATTTGTTATTCCTTTCCTCAAG GCAAACCTACCCCTGCTGCAGAGGGAGCTGCTCCATTGCGCACGGGCAGCCAAGCAGACCCCAGCCCAGTATCTGTCCCAGCATGAGCACCTCCTGCTAAGCACCACTTTGGCCTCCTCTCCAGACTCGTCAGAGCTGCTGATGGAGCCTCCTGAATCTGGAACTAAGAGACACAGTCCCAGCAG gGCAAAAGAGAATGGTTTTCATGAACGGCCACCCATAGCCATGGAGCCCGCTGCGAAAAGAATTTGCACCATCAGCCCTGCTCCCCGACACAGCCCCGCCCACCCACTGCCCCTCAACGCCCAGCTTCACCCAACCCCTCCACCCTTGCAGCATTATGCTCTGGACGACATCGCAGCACCACATATCCTACACCGTGAGCACAGCCAACGCATGCTAGAGATTCGTGAGCTGAAAGACCGGCCCAGACTTCCTG GCACTAACGGGGGCTACCGCGAGGAACCAGTTGaccacagactgacagacagagagtgggCTGATGAATGGAGGCATCTGGACCAT GTGTTAAATTGCATTGTGGACATGGTGGAAAAGACACGGAGGTCAGTGAGTGTGCTCAGACGGTGCCAGGAGTCAGATCGTGAAGAGCTCAACTACTGGAGACGGCGTTCGAGTGAGCAGGAGGACCTGCGCAAAGGAAGCTCTGCTCCCTTCTCCAAGACACACAGCCCCCACTCTGCAGAGTCAG ACTCCCAGCGCGACTTTGCTCCACGGCCAGGCTCAGCATACGTTAAAGATGAGATCTGGAGGAAAGCTG AAGAGGCAGTGAATGAAGTAAAGCGTCAGGCCATGGACGAGGTTCAGAAAGCAGTAGCAGAGGCCGAGCAGAAGGCTTTTGAGATGATTGCTGCTGAGAGggcaaaaatggaaaagacTCTGGCTGAAGCAAAGAGAAAGGCTCAAGAAGATGCCATCATGGTCATCAATGAACAGGAGGATTCCAGCGAG TGCTGCTGGAATTGTGGCCGCAAAGCTAGCGAGACGTGCAGTGGCTGCAATGCTGCTCGCTACTGTGGCTCCTTCTGCCAACACAAAGACTGGGAAAGGCACCACCTCATCTGTAGCCCAGGACTTCAGGCTCAACCTAAACCAGCTTCTGCCATCAGTGCGAGTAGGgtagctgctgcagcagcagcagcagctgggatgTCTCCTGTTGGCCTGGCAGGTGTCAAGGCCCCTGACAGCGTGCCCTCAGTCTGCAGTCCAGGGGGAGAGAAGGCTTCAGTTGCTTCTCGCTCCTCCACACCGTGCACCCCTGCCTCAGCCCCTGAAACCAATGGACACTAG
- the cbfa2t2 gene encoding protein CBFA2T2 isoform X2 encodes MPGSPVDAKTHSRSAPSSSASSTMPPLPSVNPSGPRPASFSTTALTNGNHHSPPTLNAVPSPPQRYSNGPSSSSSSSLANQQLPATCGARQLSKLKRFLTTLQQFGNDISPEIGDSVRSLVLALVNSTVTIEEFHSRLQEATNFPLRPFVIPFLKANLPLLQRELLHCARAAKQTPAQYLSQHEHLLLSTTLASSPDSSELLMEPPESGTKRHSPSRAKENGFHERPPIAMEPAAKRICTISPAPRHSPAHPLPLNAQLHPTPPPLQHYALDDIAAPHILHREHSQRMLEIRELKDRPRLPGTNGGYREEPVDHRLTDREWADEWRHLDHVLNCIVDMVEKTRRSVSVLRRCQESDREELNYWRRRSSEQEDLRKGSSAPFSKTHSPHSAESDSQRDFAPRPGSAYVKDEIWRKAEEAVNEVKRQAMDEVQKAVAEAEQKAFEMIAAERAKMEKTLAEAKRKAQEDAIMVINEQEDSSECCWNCGRKASETCSGCNAARYCGSFCQHKDWERHHLICSPGLQAQPKPASAISASRVAAAAAAAAGMSPVGLAGVKAPDSVPSVCSPGGEKASVASRSSTPCTPASAPETNGH; translated from the exons ATGCCCGGTTCTCCTGTGGATGCTAAGACTCATTCCAGATCAGCCCCCAGCAGCAGCGCCAGCTCCACTATGCCACCCTTGCCTTCTGTCAACCCCAGCGGCCCTCGACCGGCCTCTTTTTCTACCACGGCAT TGACCAATGGGAATCATCATTCCCCACCAACGCTGAATGCAGTACCATCTCCACCGCAGCGTTACAGCAACGGaccatcctcttcctcttcctcatcgcTGGCTAACCAGCAGCTGCCGGCCACCTGCGGGGCTCGACAGCTGAGCAAGCTGAAACGTTTCCTGACCACACTGCAGCAGTTTGGCAATGACATTTCTCCTGAGATTGGAGACAGCGTCCGAAGCCTAGTTCTGGCCCTCGTG AATTCAACAGTTACCATTGAGGAGTTTCACTCACGGCTTCAGGAGGCCACCAACTTCCCATTACGGCCATTTGTTATTCCTTTCCTCAAG GCAAACCTACCCCTGCTGCAGAGGGAGCTGCTCCATTGCGCACGGGCAGCCAAGCAGACCCCAGCCCAGTATCTGTCCCAGCATGAGCACCTCCTGCTAAGCACCACTTTGGCCTCCTCTCCAGACTCGTCAGAGCTGCTGATGGAGCCTCCTGAATCTGGAACTAAGAGACACAGTCCCAGCAG gGCAAAAGAGAATGGTTTTCATGAACGGCCACCCATAGCCATGGAGCCCGCTGCGAAAAGAATTTGCACCATCAGCCCTGCTCCCCGACACAGCCCCGCCCACCCACTGCCCCTCAACGCCCAGCTTCACCCAACCCCTCCACCCTTGCAGCATTATGCTCTGGACGACATCGCAGCACCACATATCCTACACCGTGAGCACAGCCAACGCATGCTAGAGATTCGTGAGCTGAAAGACCGGCCCAGACTTCCTG GCACTAACGGGGGCTACCGCGAGGAACCAGTTGaccacagactgacagacagagagtgggCTGATGAATGGAGGCATCTGGACCAT GTGTTAAATTGCATTGTGGACATGGTGGAAAAGACACGGAGGTCAGTGAGTGTGCTCAGACGGTGCCAGGAGTCAGATCGTGAAGAGCTCAACTACTGGAGACGGCGTTCGAGTGAGCAGGAGGACCTGCGCAAAGGAAGCTCTGCTCCCTTCTCCAAGACACACAGCCCCCACTCTGCAGAGTCAG ACTCCCAGCGCGACTTTGCTCCACGGCCAGGCTCAGCATACGTTAAAGATGAGATCTGGAGGAAAGCTG AAGAGGCAGTGAATGAAGTAAAGCGTCAGGCCATGGACGAGGTTCAGAAAGCAGTAGCAGAGGCCGAGCAGAAGGCTTTTGAGATGATTGCTGCTGAGAGggcaaaaatggaaaagacTCTGGCTGAAGCAAAGAGAAAGGCTCAAGAAGATGCCATCATGGTCATCAATGAACAGGAGGATTCCAGCGAG TGCTGCTGGAATTGTGGCCGCAAAGCTAGCGAGACGTGCAGTGGCTGCAATGCTGCTCGCTACTGTGGCTCCTTCTGCCAACACAAAGACTGGGAAAGGCACCACCTCATCTGTAGCCCAGGACTTCAGGCTCAACCTAAACCAGCTTCTGCCATCAGTGCGAGTAGGgtagctgctgcagcagcagcagcagctgggatgTCTCCTGTTGGCCTGGCAGGTGTCAAGGCCCCTGACAGCGTGCCCTCAGTCTGCAGTCCAGGGGGAGAGAAGGCTTCAGTTGCTTCTCGCTCCTCCACACCGTGCACCCCTGCCTCAGCCCCTGAAACCAATGGACACTAG